Part of the Nicotiana tabacum cultivar K326 chromosome 20, ASM71507v2, whole genome shotgun sequence genome, tttcatttttatgttagttaactaatagtgaattcaatttgatagctatgagttaaattgtcttattttgaaactcatataaagttttgtaataatgttagctattccgaaatctcattggtatagatatacgtgaattgtcaaaacagggagtgagacataaaaatgggccattgattacatcccataataccattagctaaatgtaatgattaagaagttacattagtagaatatcttgtaacaaatatgattttgtttaggttggtataagttattatatggtatgatgacatgtataatcatatgagtaaagtaagttggtatagctcatcatgatgttaaaacgttatgaatatTTACGCCAAACGGTTAGGTTGTATGTAAggtaactttgttgaattaacttgcataataatgccttttctataaattcgatgcttatctactttcataaagcaaagtgaccaaataattaggtctattaagattaaaacgagtatgtgagaataagttgagttgtatatacacaaatggcaacatcttaaatcaatggtaataaaaaaaaatttgcaGTAATTATGAAAATTCCCGGAAAATagttccttcctttatgaatcatttattttcggtttcatatgcaatttattctttggcatatatatatatatgtcacatttgttttaaagttagtattaatcatatttttattctgtcctttgaatttgaataattggaatgaatatgatttatattcggaaattataatcaatggtcgatatttaataaattgtggattattttccaaaaatttaaagaatatcttaaaacgagatttctcgtgatataacaaacattttttttggaaattccataatatcattacaaatatgttgcgcaattagggatacgttcgcgtaccctgattatacttttaaaagcaaaatttcggattatgcgtacgcgcaatttcgaatgattatttaataaaaggatttttctaaaaggcgttaaatcaatttcataaaaatccgatatgtacggttcattattcaagaaaaataattattcttgATTCAACGCAATCTCGAAAAAatgtgcttaataaatatattgtcaaaagtaattgtgtacacgtgcgcgtgacacaattccgcatcttttttaatttataacacgaatatacgtacgcgtaattcgattcaaagaaggtttCTCAATCataataagtataagcggtagtaaaatcagataacatcaatatttaataaaatcaagttgattaagccaataataaaaacagttaagcgaccgtgctagaaccacggaattcggaaatgcctaacaccttcttccggattaacagaattccttactcaggatttctggttcgcagaaaaaataaacagagtcatattctcctcgattcagggattataattggtgacttgggacgcctcaaaattcccaggtggcgactctgaaacaaataaacaaatcccgtttcgactgtcctttaattggagaaaactccccacgcgccccgcgacGCGGctaaaaggaggtgcgacacttgtcattactttacaatctttattttataacaccaAATTgatgataaagataatgaagacAAGAAGAATTTTAGAGTAGTTCTTTTTTACTTGAGTTGTGAGAAGCAAGAAGTGGTAGGTTCTAAGTATATAGTTTGATTCTTAAGCTATATGAGCGAGCAAATATTTTATATGTCTAAACTTCACAATTATTACACGAAGCTGACCTAAGATTCCAATTTTAAGGGATGAGAATCGAATGCGAGAgaagtcaaaaagaaaaatattgtatATGCAAGTTAATTCCGGAGACTACACATGTTTTTCACAATTAGTTTGTTCGAGTATTATCAAAACCAGATTCCAAATTAAGACTTCAAAATACAAAAAAGTTGCTGATGAATTCATTTAGCATTAAAAATGTCAATAATAATTTTCCCACACGATTTagaaatgcaaaaatcaatatacTGATAGCTCATTAATAAacagaaaaaaattcaaaataaattgaGAACATTTCAGCGCCAAGTATTAAGCAGAattctatgtcacgacccaaaaatccctccgaaggagtcgtgatggcacctagcctctaaactaggtaagcctaacattaactgaaataacattgaaaATTACCAACTTTAAATGAAATTTCTCTAaacaatttacaattcccaaaaccggtagtacaagtcataagcctttctaggagTAGTCATACAACATAAATACATCACTATTCCGAAACAAGGGAACATATGGAAATAAGCTCAATTAAAGGTGACTCCAAGGACTGCGAAcgctgcagcaggtttaccttgagtctccaccacaACGAACACCTATtatcgatcaaatacctggatctgtacacaaaaatgtacagaagtgtagtatcagcacaaccgaccccatgtgctggtaagtgcctagcctaacatgtagtgacgaggctaggaccatactaccaaataaacatgtacaatataacgtacaaaaataataggaagcagataacaatgatggcaacactGATTAACCAGTGATATAAttagcaggcaacaagaacaccataaatgcttctcaacaaataataaatacaagtgaaatcaattaatcaagtccttcaaatataaatctttcgcctagaattccttcaagtaataatctttaagataatatgtttttcaataaatatgttttgaatatatttccttcaaataaatatctttcaaataagtatctttcgaatataattctttcgagtaaaggtcaccttgtgacacctcatttcataatcataaataatataggtctcagcccactttcatattttcacgacatctcgtgcccatatttatatcacaaccgcacggataactcacgtgctattaaATCGTGCCTATATCATAATCTGTCATtaataaaaatcatcatattttttccgGTACCTTGTGCCCACATGTTTCTGTCTCACATTTCGCAACAACCTTATCATGTTACTCAATTCATatggtccataacccaatacaattaagaatgttcaaagAGCCTCATTTACTTgatataaagtagagtacaacttccaacccaattaggaaatcaacaagaaaagatgaaattatttttagaaatcattcgataaagaaaataccctttttccattaaagtacaatatcgaatgaatcattacctctaatacgagaaatcaataaaccaaagcatagtagaaattcttttttaagtaaagtacaacctcaaacgatTTAAGGGGATATAGTTGAGGAACTAATTGAATTAAGGgtgtaacaattattgaagtttgaagtattggaatgtatatatatgtataaatgcggTGAGATATTGCAAACACTGTAggttctaacacaaaggatcacaacaataaaggaattcaaacagtttaaacacttgaattgataacaacaaataaacacagcagtagaaagtgcacggcatcacccttcatgcttttactctctctcaccaaaataatacacggcatcacctttcgtgctttaccgTTCTTCCTCACCAagacaatacacggcatcacccttcgtgctttaacgctCTTCCTCACGAAAAcaatgcacagcatcacccttcgtgctttgcgctcttcctcacccaaacaacaatcacaaggcaaatagggtaagagaatctataacctcgaaataaaatcaagtaacaacagaaaatcagtaaataaacataaatgacaatataactcaattatcagcaagaatcacggaaaatcaaggacaaatgcacggcatcacccttcgtgcttttactctcgtcctcaccacaagaatcaatataaactgcacggcatcacccttcgtgcttttactctcatcctcaccataaaatcaatataatcggcacggaattgtacatcgtgcggtacggcatcacccttcgtgctttaacactctttcctcaccatatgaataatataaatgtgcacggcGTCATCCTTCGTGATTTATCGCTCTtactcacccaaacaacaatcacaaagcaatttgggcaaggaaaataaaaaatatcacaataaaatctcggcaagggaacaatagtacaataatcaaatcccggcaagggaaacaataacatcccggcaagggagaaaatatcatgattctctctttcctttcttctttcacgtttacttcacaactcatttctcaacttgagccaacgctctaccatgttcaattaataataatacttccacaagtcatatacctcaatagaaattattatatagagcatatacaatacgaaacggagtcatattaatcaaagtataagattcatgggcatgcttgacaccaacgtatagatactcgtcaccattcctatacatcgtactcaacaaataacatataacaaataggacacaactcctaatccctcaagctaaggttagaccaaacacttacctcgctttgcaaccaattcaaaattccaacaagcctttgtctcgcgaattcgtgcccgaaattctcaaatttagtcataaacaattcaattcagtcaataaaaattataggaattaattccatatgaaattctatggtactgttcacgggggTACTGTTCACATGCtgtaaaagaaaattcagcagcctttttatatccgttaaccttccgaaatgcacccgaggccctcgggacctcaacaaaatacaccaacaagtcctaaaacataatacaaacttattcgaaatctcaaatcgcatcaaataatgctaaaaccgtgaatcacaccccttcaagcctaatgaaactaagaacattcaacttctatattcgatgcaaaaacctatcaaatcaaatcaaatccgattgacttcaaattttgcacacaagtcataaatgacataacgaagctatgaaaaatttcagaactggatttcgaccccgatatcaaaaagtcaaatctccggtcaaacttaagaaatctttagccttagatttctaaattccgttaaatggcgataatttgatctagggacctccgaattcgatttcgggcatataaccaagtcccaaatcacgatacgaaactaccggaatggtcaaaacttttatccgggttcatttgctcaaaatgttgatcgaaatcaactcagttgagttttaaagctctagttcacaatttaatccattttcttcacataaaaaccttctgGAAAATTATACGAACTGCGCACGTAAGTCGAAAAATTATTGATACTACTTctcaaggtcttaaaataccaagatgattatttaatttaaagatgacattttgggtcatcacagtctACTAAAGAGATGAtggaagattttcaggggggAGGGGAGATGTTCGGGCTGAAAAAGATGATGGAAGAGGAAGGGgagtatttatttttaaaaaaataaatgaaagagatGAATTTGGGGTTGGGGGTTTtggggggattttttttttttggggggggggggggggaggaattTGGAGATCTAAGGAATACGACGCGGGACgcgggcgggggggggggggaggcttTGATCGGACAATACCGAACGTCAAAGGTTGCTGTTGACGGGGTgattattttctattttctttttgcttCACAAACTTGTTTTTTAATATGTTTTTGGGCCCAAAATCCACATGGCATCGTCTCATTTGTCAAGACGCCACGTTATTTGCGAGTGACTTACATGCATTTTATTTTTTGACTGATTGTTGGTGAGTGGTTTAATATGTAAACTTTTAACATACATTAAGTGTCTAATAGAAAATAGTCTTAGTTGCAGTGTCcagatgtaaaaaaaaaaagataagtttAAGGGGCTGGATATGTATTTGACCATTTAGATATGTATCCAATTTAAACATATTAACAAATACCCCCTTACTCAGTTCTTTAAAGCCCCCTTTACTCAATTCTTTAAAATCTCAAGGTTACAAGCTAACATGGGAAATAACTCAATATATTTTAGTATATGTCGCAGCGCTTCGCAAAAGTTATTAGAGCTATGAAGATATTGCTTGTAGATACTTATTGGTAACTTTGCAAGATCAATTACTACCACTACTAGTTGTTATGCTGCAGGCTGCAGGTCCCCAGTTAACGACTGAAAAGCCCTTCAATATGCATGCAAATTTTGATTGCCTAATTATTGGCTTAAAAGAATTAGATAAACAGTTAAGAACTTTTTCTCTCTATGTCTCTtccatttttgtgaattttctatAAATCAgcagtatttttattatataatcaAATATTAAACATTATTTGTTTATTAAAAAAGTACAATTCAGTTTCTGCCAGAAGGGCACCTTATTACATACATATACAATAAGACCTCTTCATAACAACCCTTCTTTTTAACAATTATTCATTTAAACTTTTTTGACAAAGAATGTTACTTTGAGACAGACTTAagcaattaattttttttattgaaagaTCTGCACATATTTGTATTTCATTGGATAAAAGTTTTCCAATCTTATCAGAACTATATTTATTAATAATGTGCATTAGCTAAATCTTTAATTTCtacttaaaaaatataaatattttttgagatttaaatttaaataatctTCTTATCGTTATAATCTCAGAAAATCAAATAATAGAATTTTGGATAATTTTTTGCTATAACAGCCAAATAAGATTTAAATGTTATTTATAGATATATAAATAGTTAATCGACATAAAACCAAAAAATATATTACAACAAATGAGGTTGTTATAAAAAAGTATAATTGTACTCCATTATTATGTAGACAACAATACTTTAGTTCTTTCTTCTTTTGCCTTCTCTTTTCTTCTGCTTTTTCAACTTACTCCTTATTTCCCTCCTCTCCCTCCTCCTCCTTCGTCCCTCTTAttcctttttctccttttttttggtTCCGAATTTTCTCCTTATTCTCTTCTTCTCCTCATCCTCATGACATTTAGGAAGGTTTTTTTGCAAATTAGTCCCGCATTAGTATTTGAATTAGTCGAATAAAATTCTAATATAATAGAGTAAGGTTCGAGGCTCACTATCATAGGCGGATATAAAGTCTTATCTTGTAGTTACAGATGAAATAGATTTATCTTTCTCTTTGAGATCCAGTAAATGTCCTCATGGATTGAGAAGGAGAATAAAGAGAAAAAGGGGAGATGATTTGACAGGTAGATGATAGATGGTGGAAAAGTAAATAAAGTTCAATGAAACTGGTGATATTTTAGAGGAAGATGTAAATCTCAGTTTAGCATGCTAGATTAAACTTGTCCAAAGTACAAACTACAAAAATGATAGAATTAGCCATTGGGTAGAACTTGTAAATAATTTAACAAGATATATGTATAATGAAGATAGTGCAAATTTTAGCCCGTCCTTGCTAATATTTGAATAATTGAACAACACAAACACAATTAGTTCATAGGGACTATACCTACAAATAATTTAACAAAATAGATAGAATGAAGATAGTACCAAGTTTAGCTCGTCgcgattaaataaataatttaactaCACAGACAGAATTAGCCCATCAAACTAAACATGTGAAGAAGAGCTAGCATATTTTCCGAGGCTATTTTTGCTAAACTTTAATAAACGAGAAAAATCTAAATAGTGGCGTGAAGTGCACAAAAACCCAATATTGTCACTGTTTAAATTTTGacctaaatttttaattttttgcacGTCTATCCACTTCGGAACAACTTCAAATATGCAGTAGTTTTTATCTGGCTTAAGCCATTTTTGCCTGAAGTTCATCTACATATGGGCTATGGCTGAAATTCATTTCAGACAATTAGGCCTAGATGTTTGAACATCACATGTCTGAAGTAGTTATAAAGTAAGTAATAGcttgtttgaccaagttttttttgggccaaaagtactttttttggccgaaaacagttttggccaaaaattgaggtgtttgactaagtttttggaaggaaaaaaagtgtttttgaggagaagcagaaaaaagtagtttatctccaaaaatacttttttgagaagcacttttaagaaaaatacacttagaaacagttttcaaaagcttggccaaacactaattactgttcaaaagtgtttttcaaattaattagccaaacacaaactgcttctcaccaaaatcacttttttaaaaagcacttttgagaaaaacacttctcaaaatatgctgattttagaagcttggccaaacgggctataaatAGGCGTgcaatttttttgaaaattggagtACAAGTTAAATACCAATGTCCAAATAGGTATCCCGCGAAATTTTTACCCCTAAGTAAGACTATTTGTGTAAATCTCCCAGTAATTTCTCTTTTGGGCCAATCCTTTTATCGGCTACACAAATAATTGGGCCGAAAAATTTAAATCCAAACTAGCTTTGAGAATTAGAAACCCATTTGGTTGAGGACCATTTATTAGGCAGCCGCAGAACCTCATTGAATTCAAAACCCTAGTGTCCCTCTAACCCTATCAGTTTCTTTTTTCACTTTCAGCAGGCAGCCGAATTGAGGACGGCGCCGTCGACTGGTAAACATGGTACACGTCGCCTTTTACCGCAACTGTAAGTTTCCTTAATCTCATTGTACATTTCCTATTATTAAGTTCTGTATTTGTCAAAAGTTCTTTCAGTTTTTTAGAAATTTGTATATCAAGTGATAAATGTGGAGAATTTTTAGTGTTAGAAACCTTTAGTTTGAGTTAAAACATAAATATTGAGTATTGGAATAAATCAGGTCCAAATGGAGCTGAGTGGATCAAACTTAAGTTAGGGTTTGGGTAGTCACTGCTGTAACTTTGTGGTAATGATGAGATTAGTTTGAATATAAGCAATGCTAGGGTCTGTTATGATAGTATTATGGCCTGAGGATAAAGTGGTAGAGCCAAGAATTCTAACGAGGAGAtccaaaaaaatgtaaaaatatcgTCAATGAAATGGGAAGAGAACTAAGAGGTTTCAGGTGCATGTCCAGTGGAgcaaaaaacactaggtgatCTCTTCTTATTTGCCCCTCTACCTATGCTGGTGGAAGGTAGCAGGTATCTAAGGGAATCGTTGAAGGGGCGTCAATCTAGCGCTGACACTACCGTCATTAGAAAGAGTGTAAAAATGTCACATCTAGTATTAACCACTTATACCACTACACTAAAAgcgttattttattttattttacggggatttaaaaatttatatatttgcATAATTTTGGCATGATATTAGTTTAAATGGAGTATCGTGGTCAGTGCAGATTCAAACAAGGTTTTGCCTTTGCCCTATTGCATAGTGTAATTTTTGAATGAAGGGGATTCTTCCTGACATGTGGCTTTGCCACTGCTGAGCATGCCTATTGAATTCTTCCTTCTAAAATTGGATACTTGTTAGTACTGCATGTTTCATAGCTATTATCTGCTAATGAATATAGTGGGTTATTGAAAACAGAAAAGTTGAATGCTTGTTAATCATTCTGTTTCAGTTTTGTGTAATGGTATTTTCAGCTCAAGTGACAGTTGCCACAGTATAGTAAGAAATCCAATTGTTTGGTTAAAATTTTACATTTGGAAATTTTCCTAAAAGCAAATTTTGATTCTCTAAATCTAGAACTTTTTGTTTGGTTGTGTAACTTGTATCTCTCTTTCATTTACAATGGGAAACCAGATCAGCAGTCTCAACTAATTAACCTGCAACTGCATAAACATCTTTTCTATTAATGTTCATCTTTTTAAATTTAAGCCTATTTTCATAACAATGTCGGATAGCCTAGTGGGAAGGAAACCTGGGGTTTGGGGGATTGGGGCAGACTTTACTATGTTACAAAAAAGGGGTTTTTTAATCCTATGTTGATATGCGATTTGCGTTTGTAAACAGATGGGAAGACCTTTAAGAAACCTCGACGTCCCTTTGAGAAAGAAAGATTGGATGCAGAATTGAAGCTCGTTGGAGAGTATGGACTGAGGTGCAAGAGGGAGCTGTGGAGAGTCCAGTATGCTTTGAGCCGTATCAGGAATGCTGCAAGAATGCTTCTGACCCTTGATGAGAAAGATCCACGTCGTATTTTTGAAGGTGAAGCACTCTTGAGGAGGATGAACAGGTACGGGTTGTTGGATGAGAGCCAGAACAAGCTCGATTATGTCTTGTCACTCACTGTTGAGAACTTCCTTGAGCGTCGTCTGCAAACCCTTGTCTTCAAGACTGGCATGGCTAAGTCAATCCACCATGCTAGAGTGCTCATTAGGCAAAGGCATATCAGGTAAAAATAGATTATCTTTTTTAGTTacaactttttaaaatataaGCTGCACTTTTACCCTTACTTTTGAGGTGTTTTCTGTAAGtgcattttttaatttaaatttcgTTGAAAGACCTTTAGCACTTTTATCTGATTTAGAATAACTGTTTTGGCTGAAGTGCTTGTTAGAGAGTTATTGgcttttgtaaaatatttttagcTTTCCCTTTGTGTTGATCAGGCTCATGCAATGCCGACGTCAATGAGGAATCCTTCTCGACAAAAAAGAAGTCTCATATTGTCATTCTCAATAATAAAATAGAAAGTTCTAGTCCAAATTGCAGAATAATAATACTTATCTTATTAGCAAGTAATTCTATGATTTCATCTCTGTCAATAAACAAAGATGAGCAATATTAACACAGTGAGCTCTTTGTGCTGCTAGTTTTCCAATGTTGAATCTTGGTTGAACATTATACTGTAGTTGCAAACTAGGTTGTCATTTTGGTAAGAATTTGTTTAATCATTTCACTTTGCTTTATAGGTCTTATATAATCGTTCATTTATAATCTTCATAGATATGTTTAAGCGCTCTAAATTGCTAGGTCTCTAGGAGCCAAATATTTATATGGACATTTCACTTGTTATTAAGACCCCCATAGTTCGCAGAGAGTGGTAGAGGTGTATTTTATTGCATTGATGGCTAAGCGTGGTGATAGATTAAAGGATCTTTGGAAGCTTGGGGGTAGCCATATTCTTTTCTTAGCAGTACATAACAGATTTGCACTTGGTAACGATCATTCTTTGGGgatcctccccctcccccccatgGACTCATagtttgtatattttatatagtaGTTGTGCACTATATGGACTATTGGTTCTTTGTTACTTGTGTGCACAGCAATGAAGCTAACCAGACTAATGCTAACTGCATTGCAGAGTTGGAAGGCAAGTAGTGAATGTTCCTTCATTTATGGTGAGAGTGGACTCTCAGAAGCACATTGACTTCTCCCTCACCAGTCCTTTTGGTGGCGGGCGCCCTGGAAGAGTGAAGAGAAAGAACCAAAAGGCTGCTGCCAAGAAGGCTTCAGGTGGTGATGGTGACGAGGAGGATGAAGAATAAGCGTTTGCATAAGAACCTAAAGAAAGCCGTCGGTGATGGAGCTTGTGTTCGTTTTTGGAATTTAATTACCCATGTAGTGCTTCCTTGCATTCCTTTCTTCAATATTGTGTACCTTCATATATTAGAAAGAAATCTTCTTAGCAGAGATTGGGAGAATGTTTTGAAGTTTGGATTTTGCACGGATGGTTAGAGTTTTGACAATTTGTTTTTGAACCAGACGACATGTTATTTAAGTGGTTGAAGTGAGTCCAGCAAGATTATTGCCTCGCTTCAGCCCTTTTCTTTAGATAGACCATGAATTTTTTTTACTCTGAGATTGCATGTCATTTTACGGTGTTGTAATCTGAAAGTCTGGACTATCTTCTTGGTCGAACTTTTGGTTTCTGGCAATTAAGTCACCTGAGAAATCTAGTGGTTTTTAGATGTAAGTTAGCCTTGTAGTTGGAGGTGATAGAGATAGGTGTTCATTCTTGTCTTAGTATTAAATCTTGATGAGATACGTTTGACATGATTTTAAGAACTGagtttatgcttttataatatgCACGCTGATATTAAAGGTTAATCGTGCTTTGCCCCTGAACGTGACAACTTAGATGCTAAATAATCTAGTGCTTTGGGTTATTATGAAGTTTATTTGGTTTCCCCTGTCTGGGTTTTTTAGATTGTATCAACTCTTAAGGGTGGCTTGGTTACAAGGATAAGTGATCTCTCGGAATAAAATGTGTAATTATTTAATCTCATGTTTCTTAGGATTTAGTTTTGAAATAAGTAATTTCGAGATTGACTATACCACAATTATGAATCAATATTGTTTTTATATCACATTCAATATATAATAACCATTCTACTGACAAAAATGTCCTCCAAAGTTTTTTCTCCCAAAGACCTTTAAGAAGGCTAAGGTTATATCTGAAATAAAAGAGTATTCAAGTTTATCTATTG contains:
- the LOC107781115 gene encoding small ribosomal subunit protein uS4y, with translation MVHVAFYRNYGKTFKKPRRPFEKERLDAELKLVGEYGLRCKRELWRVQYALSRIRNAARMLLTLDEKDPRRIFEGEALLRRMNRYGLLDESQNKLDYVLSLTVENFLERRLQTLVFKTGMAKSIHHARVLIRQRHIRVGRQVVNVPSFMVRVDSQKHIDFSLTSPFGGGRPGRVKRKNQKAAAKKASGGDGDEEDEE